Proteins encoded together in one Vigna angularis cultivar LongXiaoDou No.4 chromosome 5, ASM1680809v1, whole genome shotgun sequence window:
- the LOC108319633 gene encoding U-box domain-containing protein 13 isoform X2 — protein sequence MVLERDGIMNKFNDVTARLEQSLGGISYDKLDISDEVKEQVELVLAQFRRAKGRVDEPDVRLYEDMLFLYDNSSDAATDPSVLSRLAEKLQLMGIADLTQESLALHEMVISSGGDPGARIEKIAMLLKKIKDYVQTENLVKDDNLGGKGIFAKVYGVSTNEKSHQAPVIPDDFRCPISLELMKDPVIVSTGQTYERSCIEKWLQAGHGTCPKTQQTLTSTVLTPNYVLRSLIAQWCEANGIEPPKRPSSSSQPSKSASAYSPAERSKIDGLLQKLTSGSPEDQRSAAGEIRLLAKRNADNRVAIAEAGAIPLLVGLLSVPDSRTQEHAVTALLNLSIYENNKGSIVSSGAVPGIVHVLKKGSMEARENAAATLFSLSVIDENKVTIGSSGAIPPLVTLLSEGTQRGKKDAATALFNLCIYQGNKGKAVRAGVIPTLMRLLTEPSGGMVDEALAILAILASHPDGKATIRASEAVPVLVEFIGNGSPRNKENAAAVLVHLCSGDQQYLVQAQELGVMGPLLELAQNGTDRGKRKALQLLERMGRLLEQQQEVPTQTETQAQNEETQPPLITNPDDS from the exons ATG GTCCTTGAGCGGGATGGCATTATGAATAAATTCAACGACGTGACAGCTCGGCTGGAACAATCGTTGGGTGGTATTTCGTATGATAAACTTGATATCTCAGATGAAGTTAAAGAGCAG GTTGAGCTGGTTCTTGCCCAGTTCAGAAGAGCTAAAGGGAGGGTTGACGAACCAGATGTTAGGTTGTATGAGGATATGTTGTTCCTCTACGACAACAGCAGTGATGCAGCTACAGATCCATCTGTTCTAAGTCGACTGGCTGAAAAATTGCAACTGATGGGAATAGCTGATCTTACGCAAGAATCGCTAGCTTTGCATGAGATGGTGATATCAAGTGGTGGGGATCCTGGGGCACGCATCGAGAAAATAGCAATGTTACTGAAGAAGATAAAGGATTACGTGCAAACAGAAAATCTAGTTAAGGATGATAATTTAGGAGGAAAAGGCATTTTTGCAAAAGTCTATGGAGTCAGTACAAATGAAAAGAGTCATCAGGCCCCTGTTATTCCTGATGATTTTCGATGTCCCATTTCCCTGGAATTAATGAAGGATCCTGTGATTGTTTCAACCGGACAG ACTTACGAGCGTTCTTGTATTGAGAAATGGTTGCAAGCAGGGCATGGGACATGCCCCAAGACACAGCAGACTCTCACTAGCACCGTTCTCACACCCAACTATGTCCTACGAAGTCTCATAGCACAGTGGTGTGAAGCCAATGGCATAGAGCCACCAAAACGACCCAGCAGCAGTTCACAACCTAGTAAATCAGCATCAGCCTACTCACCAGCTGAGCGAAGTAAGATCGACGGTCTTCTCCAAAAGCTCACATCTGGCAGTCCTGAAGACCAGAGATCAGCTGCTGGTGAGATCCGCCTTCTTGCAAAGCGTAATGCAGATAACCGTGTTGCCATTGCTGAAGCTGGTGCAATACCTCTCCTCGTTGGTCTTTTGTCTGTGCCTGACTCCCGCACTCAAGAACATGCTGTGACAGCGCTTCTGAATCTTTCCATATATGAAAATAACAAAGGAAGCATTGTCTCTTCAGGGGCAGTTCCAGGTATAGTTCACGTGCTGAAGAAGGGAAGCATGGAAGCGCGGGAAAATGCTGCAGCAACACTTTTCAGCCTTTCAGTTATAGATGAAAACAAGGTTACAATTGGATCTTCAGGAGCCATACCTCCACTAGTGACACTGCTGAGTGAGGGTACCCAGAGGGGTAAGAAAGATGCTGCGACAGCACTCTTCAATTTGTGCATTTACCAGGGCAACAAGGGGAAGGCAGTGCGGGCTGGCGTTATTCCCACACTGATGCGACTGCTGACTGAACCTAGTGGGGGAATGGTAGATGAAGCATTAGCTATTTTGGCGATACTGGCTAGCCATCCTGATGGGAAGGCTACGATTAGAGCTTCAGAGGCAGTGCCAGTTTTAGTAGAGTTCATTGGGAATGGTTCCCCAAGGAACAAAGAGAATGCAGCTGCTGTTTTAGTTCATCTCTGTTCTGGAGATCAACAATATCTGGTACAGGCCCAAGAGCTGGGGGTGATGGGTCCACTGTTGGAGTTGGCTCAAAATGGTACAGACAGAGGCAAAAGAAAGGCTTTACAGTTACTAGAGCGTATGGGAAGGTTGCTGGAGCAACAGCAGGAAGTTCCAACACAAACTGAAACTCAAGCCCAGAACGAGGAAACTCAACCTCCTTTGATTACTAACCCCGATGATTCCTAA
- the LOC108319633 gene encoding U-box domain-containing protein 13 isoform X1 yields MEGENASKVIELVNEIASISDYRPPVKKQYCNLARRLKLLIPMFEEIRDMKDQIPEDTSKAVLAFKEALESARELLRFGSEGSKLFLVLERDGIMNKFNDVTARLEQSLGGISYDKLDISDEVKEQVELVLAQFRRAKGRVDEPDVRLYEDMLFLYDNSSDAATDPSVLSRLAEKLQLMGIADLTQESLALHEMVISSGGDPGARIEKIAMLLKKIKDYVQTENLVKDDNLGGKGIFAKVYGVSTNEKSHQAPVIPDDFRCPISLELMKDPVIVSTGQTYERSCIEKWLQAGHGTCPKTQQTLTSTVLTPNYVLRSLIAQWCEANGIEPPKRPSSSSQPSKSASAYSPAERSKIDGLLQKLTSGSPEDQRSAAGEIRLLAKRNADNRVAIAEAGAIPLLVGLLSVPDSRTQEHAVTALLNLSIYENNKGSIVSSGAVPGIVHVLKKGSMEARENAAATLFSLSVIDENKVTIGSSGAIPPLVTLLSEGTQRGKKDAATALFNLCIYQGNKGKAVRAGVIPTLMRLLTEPSGGMVDEALAILAILASHPDGKATIRASEAVPVLVEFIGNGSPRNKENAAAVLVHLCSGDQQYLVQAQELGVMGPLLELAQNGTDRGKRKALQLLERMGRLLEQQQEVPTQTETQAQNEETQPPLITNPDDS; encoded by the exons ATGGAGGGGGAAAACGCGAGCAAGGTGATTGAGTTGGTGAACGAGATAGCGAGTATCTCCGATTACAGGCCTCCGGTGAAGAAGCAGTACTGCAACTTGGCGAGGAGGTTGAAGCTGTTGATCCCGATGTTCGAGGAGATTAGGGACATGAAAGACCAGATCCccgaggacacttccaaagccGTCCTCGCCTTCAAGGAAGCTCTCGAATCCGCCAGGGAACTTCTCAGATTTGGAAGCGAAGGCAGCAAGCTTTTCTTG GTCCTTGAGCGGGATGGCATTATGAATAAATTCAACGACGTGACAGCTCGGCTGGAACAATCGTTGGGTGGTATTTCGTATGATAAACTTGATATCTCAGATGAAGTTAAAGAGCAG GTTGAGCTGGTTCTTGCCCAGTTCAGAAGAGCTAAAGGGAGGGTTGACGAACCAGATGTTAGGTTGTATGAGGATATGTTGTTCCTCTACGACAACAGCAGTGATGCAGCTACAGATCCATCTGTTCTAAGTCGACTGGCTGAAAAATTGCAACTGATGGGAATAGCTGATCTTACGCAAGAATCGCTAGCTTTGCATGAGATGGTGATATCAAGTGGTGGGGATCCTGGGGCACGCATCGAGAAAATAGCAATGTTACTGAAGAAGATAAAGGATTACGTGCAAACAGAAAATCTAGTTAAGGATGATAATTTAGGAGGAAAAGGCATTTTTGCAAAAGTCTATGGAGTCAGTACAAATGAAAAGAGTCATCAGGCCCCTGTTATTCCTGATGATTTTCGATGTCCCATTTCCCTGGAATTAATGAAGGATCCTGTGATTGTTTCAACCGGACAG ACTTACGAGCGTTCTTGTATTGAGAAATGGTTGCAAGCAGGGCATGGGACATGCCCCAAGACACAGCAGACTCTCACTAGCACCGTTCTCACACCCAACTATGTCCTACGAAGTCTCATAGCACAGTGGTGTGAAGCCAATGGCATAGAGCCACCAAAACGACCCAGCAGCAGTTCACAACCTAGTAAATCAGCATCAGCCTACTCACCAGCTGAGCGAAGTAAGATCGACGGTCTTCTCCAAAAGCTCACATCTGGCAGTCCTGAAGACCAGAGATCAGCTGCTGGTGAGATCCGCCTTCTTGCAAAGCGTAATGCAGATAACCGTGTTGCCATTGCTGAAGCTGGTGCAATACCTCTCCTCGTTGGTCTTTTGTCTGTGCCTGACTCCCGCACTCAAGAACATGCTGTGACAGCGCTTCTGAATCTTTCCATATATGAAAATAACAAAGGAAGCATTGTCTCTTCAGGGGCAGTTCCAGGTATAGTTCACGTGCTGAAGAAGGGAAGCATGGAAGCGCGGGAAAATGCTGCAGCAACACTTTTCAGCCTTTCAGTTATAGATGAAAACAAGGTTACAATTGGATCTTCAGGAGCCATACCTCCACTAGTGACACTGCTGAGTGAGGGTACCCAGAGGGGTAAGAAAGATGCTGCGACAGCACTCTTCAATTTGTGCATTTACCAGGGCAACAAGGGGAAGGCAGTGCGGGCTGGCGTTATTCCCACACTGATGCGACTGCTGACTGAACCTAGTGGGGGAATGGTAGATGAAGCATTAGCTATTTTGGCGATACTGGCTAGCCATCCTGATGGGAAGGCTACGATTAGAGCTTCAGAGGCAGTGCCAGTTTTAGTAGAGTTCATTGGGAATGGTTCCCCAAGGAACAAAGAGAATGCAGCTGCTGTTTTAGTTCATCTCTGTTCTGGAGATCAACAATATCTGGTACAGGCCCAAGAGCTGGGGGTGATGGGTCCACTGTTGGAGTTGGCTCAAAATGGTACAGACAGAGGCAAAAGAAAGGCTTTACAGTTACTAGAGCGTATGGGAAGGTTGCTGGAGCAACAGCAGGAAGTTCCAACACAAACTGAAACTCAAGCCCAGAACGAGGAAACTCAACCTCCTTTGATTACTAACCCCGATGATTCCTAA
- the LOC108319580 gene encoding dof zinc finger protein DOF3.6 yields the protein MVFSSIPVFVDPPNWHQQPNHPQANGSDNTQLLPPLPPQQTHVGASVGSIRPGSMADRARLAKIPPPEAALKCPRCESTNTKFCYFNNYSLSQPRHFCKTCRRYWTRGGALRNVPVGGGCRRNKKNKRSRSKSPASSDKQTLSGSSGALPSGGNTHELIGQLPQPPNLPFMASLQNLNRYAVGNMGLGLREIHGQNDHMGFQIGGSGNSSTGGGMDQWRLQQIPFFNGFESASAGSYHFQNESIETPSGLVGDLASNSRVSQMPSVKMEESGALNLSRSPLNVSENNHYYSWTDMSGLSSSSASHLL from the exons AGTCTTTGTAGATCCTCCCAATTGGCACCAG cAACCCAACCATCCTCAGGCCAATGGCAGTGACAACACTCAGCTTCTTCCACCTTTGCCACCGCAGCAGACTCATGTGGGAGCTTCTGTGGGATCAATCAGGCCAGGTTCCATGGCTGATCGAGCTAGGCTGGCTAAGATACCTCCTCCTGAAGCGGCTCTCAAGTGTCCACGTTGTGAATCCACCAACACTAAATTTTGCTATTTCAACAACTATAGCCTCTCTCAGCCACGCCACTTCTGCAAGACTTGCCGGCGTTATTGGACAAGAGGGGGTGCTCTAAGAAACGTTCCTGTGGGTGGAGGCTGCCGTAGGAACAAGAAGAACAAAAGGAGTCGCTCTAAGTCTCCAGCATCATCTGACAAACAAACACTGTCTGGTTCTTCTGGTGCACTCCCCTCTGGTGGAAACACTCACGAGCTTATAGGCCAGTTGCCGCAACCACCGAACCTTCCCTTCATGGCATCACTCCAGAACCTGAACCGTTATGCTGTCGGAAACATGGGTCTCGGGTTGCGTGAGATTCACGGACAGAACGATCACATGGGTTTTCAAATTGGTGGCAGCGGTAATTCCTCTACTGGTGGAGGAATGGATCAGTGGCGTTTGCAGCAGATTCCTTTCTTTAATGGTTTTGAATCTGCTTCAGCTGGTTCCTACCattttcaaaatgaaagtaTTGAAACACCTTCTGGTTTGGTTGGAGATTTAGCATCGAATTCTAGGGTTTCTCAGATGCCATCAGTTAAAATGGAAGAAAGTGGAGCTTTGAATTTGTCAAGATCACCACTGAACGTCTCAGAAAATAACCACTACTATTCATGGACTGATATGTCAGGTCTTTCCTCTTCTTCTGCTAGTCATCTCTTGTAA